In one Effusibacillus pohliae DSM 22757 genomic region, the following are encoded:
- a CDS encoding sigma-54-dependent Fis family transcriptional regulator, translating into MRKLINPCLNNSWERSRKYGVDPLQAKDAILESNEFKQLREQKEPFLREINPTIERLYAWVKSFSSTAIISDTSGYILERIGDPAFMKDTDKIHLFQGACWSETVRGTNAVGTVIIEKKPLAVVGQDHYLEANRYIYCAASPIFDPLGEQVAVLDISGYYNIYHPSILAMVDVIARKVEDWILIHDSNKQLVISLHPQQKRGQGALLRVNEEGVITGANREARDLFELDQLLLNAVKLSEFLTGVESLLQRPGNHPNSDVSAVYNRKDDNNKWFASVLVDKRPLSVAFTQDRKTSLPSVRRSSVKYTFADIYGNDPDFLSVLELAKRAAKTDYNILVTGESGTGKEMVSQAIHHVSNRSDKPFVALNCGAIARTLMESELFGYEAGAFTGAKQSGHPGKIELAHGGTLFLDEIAEMPLEMQVSLLRVLQEKTVIRVGGIKPIQVDVRIIAATHKDLWEEVQAGRFRADLFYRLQGIHLVLPPLRDRKDRLDLAAHLLRAVVKELGSPMLSFSEEATKLINQYSWPGNVRELLGSLRQAAFLATDGIIDIRHFPAYILKNRAPYAETASASLEQLEHETILRILNTTDGNISQAARMLGIGRNTLYRKLKKLNRTYTTQ; encoded by the coding sequence CTTGTTTGAACAACTCGTGGGAAAGAAGTCGCAAGTACGGCGTGGATCCTTTGCAAGCGAAGGATGCCATATTGGAATCGAACGAATTCAAACAGTTACGGGAACAGAAAGAACCTTTCTTGCGGGAAATCAATCCTACGATCGAACGTTTATACGCTTGGGTCAAATCGTTTTCCTCGACAGCCATCATTTCGGATACATCTGGGTATATATTGGAGAGGATCGGTGATCCTGCCTTTATGAAGGACACCGACAAAATTCATTTGTTTCAAGGAGCCTGTTGGTCGGAAACGGTCAGGGGCACCAATGCGGTAGGAACGGTCATTATTGAAAAAAAGCCATTGGCCGTAGTTGGGCAAGACCATTACCTGGAAGCGAACCGATATATTTATTGTGCAGCGTCACCAATATTTGATCCATTGGGGGAACAGGTCGCCGTCTTGGACATCAGCGGCTATTACAACATCTATCATCCTTCTATCCTGGCGATGGTGGATGTGATTGCACGAAAAGTTGAAGATTGGATCCTGATTCATGATTCCAACAAACAATTGGTGATCTCCCTCCACCCGCAGCAAAAAAGAGGCCAGGGGGCTTTATTGCGAGTCAATGAAGAGGGCGTAATCACCGGCGCCAATCGGGAAGCACGCGATTTGTTCGAGCTGGATCAATTGCTGCTTAACGCAGTCAAGCTTTCAGAGTTTCTGACAGGTGTCGAGTCGCTGCTGCAACGACCGGGCAATCACCCGAATTCTGATGTTTCCGCCGTATATAACAGGAAAGATGACAACAACAAATGGTTTGCGTCCGTTCTTGTAGACAAGCGCCCCCTATCGGTTGCATTCACTCAGGATCGAAAAACATCGCTTCCATCGGTCCGGCGCAGTTCCGTGAAATATACCTTTGCCGATATTTACGGGAATGATCCTGATTTTCTCTCGGTTCTTGAGCTTGCCAAACGGGCGGCGAAAACAGACTACAATATCCTGGTTACCGGCGAAAGCGGAACAGGAAAAGAGATGGTGAGCCAGGCGATCCATCACGTGAGCAACCGATCCGACAAACCTTTTGTTGCGCTGAACTGTGGGGCTATAGCAAGAACCTTGATGGAAAGTGAATTGTTCGGATATGAAGCCGGCGCATTCACCGGAGCAAAACAATCCGGCCATCCCGGAAAGATTGAACTTGCCCACGGAGGAACATTGTTTTTGGATGAAATAGCAGAAATGCCGCTCGAGATGCAAGTGTCCCTGTTACGGGTGCTCCAGGAAAAAACGGTGATTCGGGTCGGCGGAATCAAACCGATACAGGTGGATGTGCGTATTATTGCGGCAACTCACAAGGACTTATGGGAGGAAGTACAGGCGGGGCGTTTTCGTGCCGATTTGTTTTACCGGCTGCAGGGGATCCATCTCGTCTTGCCTCCTCTGCGGGATCGCAAAGACCGCCTTGACCTGGCCGCTCACTTGCTTCGGGCTGTAGTGAAGGAACTGGGCAGCCCCATGTTATCTTTCTCTGAGGAAGCAACAAAGCTGATCAACCAATATTCATGGCCGGGAAACGTACGAGAGTTGCTGGGATCCTTACGCCAAGCCGCTTTTCTGGCAACCGACGGGATCATTGACATCCGCCATTTTCCTGCTTATATTCTTAAAAACCGCGCGCCATATGCCGAAACAGCCAGTGCTTCGCTTGAACA